CGGGCGAGCGGTCCCCGTGCCTCCATGGGCCCCCCGACTGCCGCGGAGGCAAGGATCGCCGGCTTGCCGGGAAAAAGCCATGTTCGGCCCTTCCTCATCCGCCCGCACCCCCAACCACCCATGTCAGCCAAATCGTCTTCAGCATCGCGACGACAAAGGCGGAAAAGACACCAAAGACAATCACCGAGCCGGCCAGTTTGAACATGTTGCCGCCGACCCCCAGGACAAACCCCTCCGTCCGATAGTCAATCGCGGCCGAGGCAATGGTGTTGGCAAACCCGGTCACCGGAATGGCAGAACCGGCCCCTGACCATTGGCCAAGCCGGTCATATACTCCCAACCCCGTCAATAATGCAGAGAGAAAGATCAAGGTGGCCACGGTCGGATCGCCGGCCGTCCTTTCCGTGAAGTTGAAAAAGGTCATATAAAAGGTGGAGATCCCCTGACCGATCAAAGAAATGGTGCCACCGACAACAAACGCTTTGACACAGTTGAGGAAAACCGGCCGGTGAGGTTCTCTCCCCTTCGCAAAAACGTGATATTTTTGCTGGGTAGGAGTCATTTTTTTCTTTTTCTTGTGGGACATGGCTCATCCTCCCTTCAACGAAGCAATGGTTCCAATTCCTGGCGGACTTGCCTCATTTTATCGGAACACTCTTGAAACATCGCCTGAACGGCCGGATCCTTTACCTCCAGAGAATAGCTCCGCAAATCGGCTTCTGCCTGTTCAAGCTGCGCCTCCAGCAATTGTCGCGTTGAAGGCGGTGGCACCTGCAAGGCATCGTCAAACAGGTCCACGTACAAGTCGCCATGTGAATCCACCTGTCCGATCAACACGTTTTCAGCGGAAATCCCTTTTTTTTCCAGTTCATTGAGAAGCCAGCCCCGGTTCAATCCCAAATTCCGCAATCCTTCATCGAGAATGTTTCCATCAAGAATCACGGTCTGCGGCGCGTCCTCAGGGGCGGCCACGCGTCCAAAATCAGCCGGGGTCAGGGGCTTTTGATCCGACTTCAGCAGCACATTGACCTCCCCGTCCGACTCGATCACGGCAAAATCCACATCCGCCACCTGAAAAATTTGTTTGCTCCTGAGCTGGCGCAAGAAATCTTCCGGGTTCATCCGCGCCTCCCAGAGGTTGTCTTCCAATACCTTCCCATGCTGAATGGCGACAATTTCCCGCCCCTCCAGCAAATCCCGCACGGCCTTGCTCTTGAGCATCATATAGTTGACAAGCACAGCCAGGCCCGTCCACATGGCAAGTGCCAAGAGCCCCTCCCTGAGCGGAATCAGGTTGACCGCCAAACCAGCGACAAAAAAAGCGAATATCATCATCCAAACGCGTTCCCAGCCTGTTCTTGCCGCCAGCCAGCGGCGGCCCACCAGGCGGCTGATGAGTATGACGGCAAAGAACAGAAGAAAAGTTTTGATGAGTACGGCTGCATACTCTGGCACGATCGTCTTCCTCTCTGCTTCAATCTTATCCTTATCTCATCCTTGTCCTAATATCCCTTATACTGCGGTTCCTCTCTCTCCAATGTCTGAACCCGTTTTTCCAGCTGATCAATCACCTCTTCCACGCGCGGAATTTGTCTGGACCAGATTTCCTTGGCTTCGGGATGCTGGGTGGTCTCCGCGTAGGCGCGAATCGTCGCCTCAATCCCTTTGAGCAGGACAGCCGTCTTTTTGACCTGGGTTCCGACAGTCATTTTTGCATGCCTCCTGATCAGATGTTCCTTGCTTCTTTCCTTGCTTCTCTCGTGAATAAATCCCCATGAAATGGGAAGCATTTCCTCATGTAAACCGAAACATGTTACAACCGATACAAGACGCCTCGAACGGATCCGTTCCTTACTTAAACAGGTCAATATGCGAGAAGCATTGATTCTTTCTTAAGTATGTCTCAGAATCAGCCAAGATATATCCCTGTCTGCAGAGGAGGAATGACGATGCCCATGCGCCTGCTGGTTTGCTTGCTGTCAGCTTTCATATTGGTCAGCGCCTGTTCTCCCCAGCCCAATCAAAAACCGCAAGGTGGATCAGAAGACAAAAAGTGTCAGGAGGTGCCCGTGCGGCACTTTGATCAAGAACAACAGGCCATTCAGCTGGCCCGCAAGACGAAAGGCGTGGATGATGCGGTGGCCGTCCAAATCGACGATCAACTGAATGTGGCGTTAAAGGTCAGCAATTTTAACCGCCTGCGCCTGAAATCCATCCGAAAGGAAACATTTGAGAGGCTTGAAAAGCAATTTCCAGAAGCCGAGCTTCATGTCACGACGGATAACAAGTTGTATAAGGAACTGCAAGAAATGAATCAGAAAGCATGGACAAACGACAAGAAAAAAGCGTGTGAGGAAAAGAAAAAGTTGAAGCAAATCGAGGAAATGATGAAAGGATAAGCAATGGAGAGCATGGCCTGCAGCAATCCTGCCAGACGAGCAAAAACAAGATATGGTATGATAAGCGGAAGATTGTCCCTGATGAAAAAAGGGAGGGGAGAGCCATGAAACCATCCATCTACGGAATCACCTTCGAACAACTGTCGGATTGGCTGAGGGAACGTGGACAGAAAACGTTTCGGACCAAACAAGTCTGGGATTGGCTGTATAAGCATCGGTCCATGACTGGCCGGAGATGAAAAATGTCAATCGTGAATGCTTGCAAATATTGCAGGAGCACTTTTGCATGCAATCCATGAGCGAACAACTGAATCAACGGGCAGCCGACGGAACGATTAAGTTTCTGTTCAAATTGGCGGACAGCCATCTGATCGAAACGGTTTTGATGAGACACCGGTATGGTTTGTCTGTCTGTGTGACCACGCAGGTGGGGTGCAATATCGGCTGTTCGTTTTGTGCCAGTGGCTTGCTGTCCAAAAACCGCGATCTGTCAAGCGGAGAGATGGTTGAGCAAGTGGTGAAGGTTCAACAGTACCTTGACCGCCATGAACCGGGGCAACGGGTCAGTCATCTTGTGGTGATGGGGATCGGAGAGCCTTTTGACAATTATGACAATTTAATGCAGTTCCTGCGCATCGTCAACGCACCGCAGGGTCTGGCTATCGGGGCCAGGCACATCACCGTGTCCACCAGCGGGATCGTTCCCAAAATCTATGCCTTCGCCGACGCCAATTTGCAAGTCAATTTGGCGGTATCGCTGCACGCGCCCAATGACAAACTGCGCACGGAAATCATGAAAATCAACAAGGCCTATCCCTTAAAAGAATTGATGGAAGCTTGCCGGTATTATTTGGCCAAAACCAACCGCCGCATCACATTTGAGTACATCTTGCTGAAGGATGTCAATGATCATCCAGAAGAGGCGCTCCAGCTGGCCG
The sequence above is drawn from the Bacillus thermozeamaize genome and encodes:
- a CDS encoding sporulation protein — translated: MRLLVCLLSAFILVSACSPQPNQKPQGGSEDKKCQEVPVRHFDQEQQAIQLARKTKGVDDAVAVQIDDQLNVALKVSNFNRLRLKSIRKETFERLEKQFPEAELHVTTDNKLYKELQEMNQKAWTNDKKKACEEKKKLKQIEEMMKG
- a CDS encoding DUF1657 domain-containing protein; protein product: MTVGTQVKKTAVLLKGIEATIRAYAETTQHPEAKEIWSRQIPRVEEVIDQLEKRVQTLEREEPQYKGY
- a CDS encoding stage V sporulation protein AC, translated to MSHKKKKKMTPTQQKYHVFAKGREPHRPVFLNCVKAFVVGGTISLIGQGISTFYMTFFNFTERTAGDPTVATLIFLSALLTGLGVYDRLGQWSGAGSAIPVTGFANTIASAAIDYRTEGFVLGVGGNMFKLAGSVIVFGVFSAFVVAMLKTIWLTWVVGGAGG